Part of the Chitinivibrionales bacterium genome, TCCCATTCCTTTTTATCGAGAAAATCGTTGAAATGGCGGCCGATAAGCGCCCGGGTTGACCTATAACCAACCAGTTGAGCACATTTCCGGTTTGCGTAGGTAATGATACCATCTTTGTTCAATGCCACATAGCCATAAGCAAGGTGGGAAATAAAGGTGTTGAACCGATCCTTTTG contains:
- a CDS encoding PAS domain S-box protein translates to MGKDDKSSLDKTDKIKKLMSEKRALEKQLKEQKDRFNTFISHLAYGYVALNKDGIITYANRKCAQLVGYRSTRALIGRHFNDFLDKKEWERGFRNLARAVTESNSGPHRY